The genomic region CGCCCGCGGTCTGGCGGCCGCCGCCTTCCGGATAGCGGCTGCAGAACACGTCTGCACGGCCCTGGCATTGCGCGCCCAGGCGCAGGCTGACCTGGAAATTGCCGTCCGAGCGGGGCGTGACCACCGCCACACTCCGCCCTTGCTGGCTGCCTACCAGCTGGTTTGCCAGTGAGCCGCTCAGGCGTCTGGCCCAAGGCTTGTCGGGCAGCAGGTACACCGAAGCCCGCGCCGAACTGGCGTGGGGCGAGAGGGCCTGTACGGCCCGCTGATCTTCGGTGTGGCCCTCCAGCAGGCGCCGGTACTCGTGGGCCTTGGCTACGAAGTCGAGTGGGCTCTCAAAGCGGTGTATCGAGCGAAAGAGCTGCGCCGGATGAAAGTGCAGATCCTCGACGCTTTCTCCATACGCGTTGTAGTTGAGCAAATAGCCCAGTTGTGCCAGGGCCCCCCGTGTACCAGCGTTGCAGCCATGGGCACGGGCCATGGTGTCTGCCACGGCAGGCAGGTTGTCTCCGTAGGCAGCCACAATGGCCCATTGACGCATGGCACCCTGCAGGTACCTGTCCACCAGGATGCTGGTGCAGACCTGTGCAGAGGTGTCGATATGGGTGTGCAGCCGGGGGTGTCGCACCAGCGTTTGCGCGGCGTGGTGATCAAAGTAGGTGACGTTGCCACCAGCCTCCAGCACCTGTGCAACCTGCTGGGCGTTGCGGTCCCAGGAGATGTCGAGCACCGTCACTTCCAGCGCCACGTTTTTGGGGAGCCGATCAAACAGTGCGATATCCCGCTTCGTCCCGGTGACCAGAACGGCGTCGCGTGGCTCCATCATGCGCAACTGGTGCAGCGCGCACAGACCATCCGCATCGCCGTTGAAGAGGTCATAAGCGGGCATGCCAGCTGGGGCTGCCGAGGTGGGGTGGGGCGCCGTCATGATGTCGGGGGCTCCATGAATCCACGCTCGGTGAGCAAGCGCAGCACCTGCGCGCAGGCCTGGTCCAGGCTGAGACCAGCCGTATTCACTTCCAGATCGGGCAACTGCGGAGCCTCATAGGGCGCGCTGATGCCCGTGAAGTGGGGAATGGCACCCGCCCTGGCGCGGTCATACAGCCCCTTGGGGTCCCGCTCTTCGCACACCTCCAGCGGCGTGCTGACATGCACTTCCAGAAACCGGTCGGCACCCACAATGGCGCGTGCGGTGGCCCGGTCTTCCTCCTGAGGGGAAATCAGGGCGGTAAACACCATCAGACCGGCTTCATTCATCAGCGCCGCTACCTCGGCCACCCGCCGAATGTTCTCGCTGCGCTCACGGGCGGTGAAGCCCAGGTCCTTGTTCAGGCGATGGCGCAGGTTGTCTCCGTCCAGCACAAAGCTTGAATAGCCACGCGCATGCAACCGTTCCTCCAGGGCGTAGGCCAGCGTCGATTTGCCTGCGCCGCTCAAGCCCGTGAACCACACGGTCACGGGCCGCTGCTGCAGCAAATGTTCACGCAGATGCGCCGTGATATGCCCCGTGTGGGGAATGACGACCCGCTCAGCGGTTGGCGCTGTTTGCAGGCCTGCTGGGACTGGTTCGGTCGGTTGCCTCAGTGCGTTCATCATGTCAGGCCTTCGGGGTTGAGTGGCTGTGGATGGGCGCTGCGCGGAGGCTTACTCGCAGCGGATGGAGCAGGCAAACAACGGCTGGTTGTCCACCAGCATCGGCGGGCCCAGCCGGTGGTGTTCGAACCCGGTGCGCCGAATCAACCTTTCCACACCCAGCGGAGACACGGTGACCATGCGCTGCGCGCCCTGTGCCATGGCACAGCGGCTGGCTGCCCGCAGGAGACCTGTGGTGATGGGAGAGGAAAATTGCTCCAGGGCTGTTCCCGTCTGCCCTGAAAAATCCATGGCTGCAAAGCGAGACAACTCCCACACATCGGGCGAACGGGGCGGCTGTGCCCCATTGAGCAGAGTGGGAAACACTTCAGAGAGCAGATAAGGCCTGGTGGTGGGCAGCAGCCGTGCGGTGCCAATCACGTCTCCCTCTGCGTTCTGCGCAATCACATACAGGGTGTCGTCACGGTCAAACTGGTCGTACTCGAGCGCGTTGCGGCATTGCAACTGCCAGCCCAGCGTTTCGACAAAGACCCGGTGGCGATAGCGGGCCAGGCGTTGCATCAGGGCAGGGCGCAGCTCAGCAGAACAACCGGATGTGAAGCGCATCTCAATCCCCCTCAGACGTTTTGGTCATTAGAGAATTACGCCGGGCGATTTGTAACTACCAACTTTGGTAGGGCCTACCCGACACAGCACACCGACGGTGTTTTATGCAAAATTCTTCTCGCCAAATTGGGAAGTTGCCCCCAGAATGTTCTGAAACGTAACAATTAAGTGACGTTTAAGGCGAAGCTTTGTTCCTGCTTTCAACAGGCTCTCAGGCAAG from Acidovorax sp. DW039 harbors:
- the cysC gene encoding adenylyl-sulfate kinase; translated protein: MMNALRQPTEPVPAGLQTAPTAERVVIPHTGHITAHLREHLLQQRPVTVWFTGLSGAGKSTLAYALEERLHARGYSSFVLDGDNLRHRLNKDLGFTARERSENIRRVAEVAALMNEAGLMVFTALISPQEEDRATARAIVGADRFLEVHVSTPLEVCEERDPKGLYDRARAGAIPHFTGISAPYEAPQLPDLEVNTAGLSLDQACAQVLRLLTERGFMEPPTS
- a CDS encoding acyl-homoserine-lactone synthase — protein: MRFTSGCSAELRPALMQRLARYRHRVFVETLGWQLQCRNALEYDQFDRDDTLYVIAQNAEGDVIGTARLLPTTRPYLLSEVFPTLLNGAQPPRSPDVWELSRFAAMDFSGQTGTALEQFSSPITTGLLRAASRCAMAQGAQRMVTVSPLGVERLIRRTGFEHHRLGPPMLVDNQPLFACSIRCE